Proteins from a genomic interval of Desulfocurvibacter africanus subsp. africanus DSM 2603:
- a CDS encoding PAS domain-containing protein has product MTNAFRSQGRLADIMAHSPAVAVAWADIRRERVLFVSDNAGRLGLDAEALLSGSLSLVERIHPEDAPRVRALTEQALALGRSELRLEYRLVTPDGRIVRVEELSRFECGSGCARLEGLLLDVTTREAHGYGARPQPERSQLAVVDDLSEFVGRFLADGTITFVNDAHCRFFGVPREFLLGQNLFALVPAPESTWLQDHLSTLTPQQPASRTRRVIPMPNGGERWVEWVERAFFDSEGKVQEYQSVGRDVTAEVTSRKELNEANTLLTAIVESVPTPVYIRDTEHRYRIMNPAYARFWGLEPSDCLGKTPHEFLPREAADIIVAGDQAVLSTLRPQEAEEPFYPNGEERILWSREVPLCDKDGKPWGICGVVMDITERQRMESELEDARQGLEVRVAERTRQLREANRRLSREIAERLAAEREQRLRQEQLRIILDNLPSHVYVRDAQGRYLLMNRQYERFWGLDSGSALGRTPYDVLPAKVAEKILADDELILSEGRPLTLDETFQRAGRLHTFLTCEVPLLDSQGRAYAVCGVCTDVSERKRMEAALGESERILRGLIDAIGQSLVLLDPTGRLLAINKTCLGRMGYSEAEEVLGTCHFDHMTSEEAAQRRAMLERVLSSRRPCHERMHFRSALHKTSFYPFFDEAGQVSSVAIYSEDITHEVNLERQLRRAQRLEAVGTLASGIAHEFNNMLTLIMGFGEMALETSHEKSDCLLQVLRTAERGRDIVRQMLTFSRGDDQPRIPLNIGSTVRECLDLLRATLPRDVRLESSLPERPLCVLANATQIHQLLINLVSNAADAMRGQDPTGGIIRVELAHCPEDKSRTDSSRLLPGEHARLSVSDTGPGMAADVLERIFDPFFTTKEPGKGTGLGLAVVHGIVQAMDGVIMAASKPGQGACFDILLPLATVGFSEPGQP; this is encoded by the coding sequence ACTCGTGACCCCGGACGGCCGAATCGTGCGCGTGGAGGAACTGAGCCGCTTCGAGTGCGGAAGCGGCTGCGCCAGGCTGGAGGGGCTGCTGCTGGACGTGACCACGCGAGAAGCTCATGGCTACGGTGCCCGACCTCAGCCCGAGCGTAGCCAACTGGCCGTAGTGGATGATCTGTCCGAGTTCGTGGGCCGTTTCCTGGCTGACGGCACCATCACCTTTGTCAACGATGCGCATTGCCGCTTCTTCGGCGTGCCGCGCGAGTTTCTGCTGGGCCAGAACCTCTTCGCGCTGGTTCCCGCCCCCGAAAGCACATGGCTGCAGGACCATCTGAGCACGCTAACACCCCAGCAGCCCGCCAGCAGGACGCGCCGAGTCATACCTATGCCCAACGGCGGAGAGCGCTGGGTGGAGTGGGTGGAGCGCGCCTTCTTCGATAGCGAAGGCAAAGTGCAGGAGTACCAGTCCGTGGGGCGCGACGTGACCGCCGAGGTCACTTCACGGAAAGAGCTGAACGAAGCCAACACGCTGCTCACGGCCATTGTGGAAAGCGTGCCCACGCCAGTCTATATTCGCGACACCGAGCACCGCTATCGCATCATGAACCCGGCCTATGCCCGCTTCTGGGGTTTGGAGCCCTCCGACTGCCTGGGCAAGACTCCTCATGAATTCTTGCCGCGCGAGGCCGCCGACATCATCGTGGCCGGCGATCAGGCTGTCCTGAGCACGCTCAGACCCCAGGAGGCTGAAGAGCCCTTCTATCCGAACGGCGAGGAGCGCATCCTCTGGTCACGTGAGGTGCCCCTGTGCGACAAGGACGGGAAGCCTTGGGGCATATGCGGCGTGGTGATGGATATCACCGAGCGCCAGCGCATGGAGTCCGAGTTGGAGGATGCCCGGCAAGGCTTGGAGGTGCGCGTGGCCGAGCGGACCCGTCAGCTCCGTGAAGCCAACCGGCGCCTTTCGCGCGAAATCGCCGAGCGCCTGGCCGCGGAGCGAGAGCAGCGTCTGCGCCAGGAGCAGTTGCGCATCATCTTGGACAACCTGCCTTCGCACGTCTACGTGCGTGATGCCCAGGGCCGCTACCTGCTCATGAACCGCCAGTATGAGCGTTTCTGGGGCCTCGACAGTGGCAGCGCCTTGGGTCGCACTCCCTACGACGTGCTGCCGGCCAAGGTCGCGGAAAAGATCCTGGCCGACGATGAGCTGATCCTGTCCGAAGGTCGGCCGCTGACCCTGGACGAAACCTTCCAGCGCGCAGGAAGGTTGCACACCTTTCTGACCTGCGAGGTTCCGCTGCTGGATTCCCAGGGCAGGGCCTATGCCGTGTGCGGTGTATGCACCGACGTGAGCGAGCGCAAGCGCATGGAGGCTGCCCTGGGCGAGAGTGAGCGCATCTTGCGCGGCCTGATCGACGCGATTGGCCAAAGTCTGGTGCTTCTCGATCCGACGGGTCGGTTACTGGCCATAAACAAGACGTGCCTGGGCAGGATGGGTTATTCGGAGGCCGAGGAAGTACTGGGCACCTGCCACTTCGACCATATGACCAGTGAAGAGGCTGCCCAGCGCCGGGCCATGTTGGAGCGTGTGCTGTCTTCCCGTCGACCTTGTCATGAACGGATGCATTTTCGGAGCGCGCTCCACAAAACGTCTTTTTATCCCTTTTTTGATGAGGCCGGCCAAGTTTCCAGCGTGGCAATCTACTCCGAGGACATCACTCACGAAGTCAACTTGGAGCGGCAGCTGAGGCGCGCGCAGCGCCTGGAGGCCGTAGGCACTTTGGCCAGCGGCATCGCCCACGAATTCAACAACATGCTGACTCTCATCATGGGCTTCGGCGAAATGGCCTTGGAAACTTCGCACGAGAAGTCGGACTGCCTGCTGCAGGTCTTGCGCACGGCGGAGCGGGGCAGGGACATCGTGCGCCAGATGCTCACCTTCAGCCGTGGCGACGATCAGCCCCGGATCCCCCTGAATATCGGTTCGACCGTGCGCGAATGCCTGGACCTCCTGCGGGCGACCTTGCCGCGCGACGTGCGCCTGGAGTCCAGCCTGCCCGAGAGGCCTCTGTGCGTCCTGGCCAACGCCACCCAGATCCATCAGCTGCTCATCAATCTGGTGTCCAACGCGGCCGACGCCATGCGCGGGCAGGACCCGACCGGCGGCATCATCCGCGTGGAGCTGGCCCATTGTCCGGAGGACAAATCCCGGACAGATTCGTCGAGGCTCCTACCGGGAGAGCATGCGCGGCTCAGCGTGTCCGACACCGGGCCGGGCATGGCCGCCGATGTCCTGGAGCGCATTTTCGATCCTTTTTTCACCACCAAGGAGCCCGGCAAAGGCACGGGCCTTGGCTTGGCCGTAGTTCACGGTATCGTCCAGGCCATGGATGGGGTCATCATGGCCGCCTCGAAGCCCGGTCAGGGCGCCTGCTTCGACATCCTCCTGCCATTGGCAACTGTCGGCTTCTCCGAGCCCGGCCAGCCATAA
- a CDS encoding DUF3568 domain-containing protein, with protein sequence MFKRFAGFVALAAFTQCLIGCAAVGALLGLAAVGAGTYIYVDGKLQRDYEAPLDRAYEASLEAVQELRLELTEKSKDISEAQIRAKDNETSIWIGLESLEANRTKISVRVGYTGDEQASRRIHEAIARRLGVKGS encoded by the coding sequence ATGTTCAAACGTTTTGCGGGATTCGTGGCTTTGGCGGCGTTCACCCAATGCTTGATCGGATGTGCTGCCGTGGGGGCCCTGTTGGGGCTGGCCGCCGTGGGAGCCGGAACTTATATCTACGTCGACGGTAAGCTGCAGCGTGATTATGAAGCGCCGCTCGACAGGGCCTACGAGGCCAGCCTGGAGGCGGTCCAGGAATTACGGCTCGAGCTGACGGAGAAGAGTAAGGACATCTCGGAGGCGCAGATTCGCGCTAAGGACAACGAGACATCCATCTGGATCGGACTTGAATCCTTGGAGGCCAACAGGACCAAAATTTCCGTGCGCGTAGGCTACACCGGCGACGAGCAGGCCTCGCGGCGCATCCACGAGGCCATAGCCCGCCGGCTGGGTGTCAAGGGCTCCTGA
- a CDS encoding DUF3568 domain-containing protein — protein MQRHLAILFILALSLSMAAGCGALVAGGAAAAGTYVYTEGRLQQQYDANLDQAFQASLAGARDAGLKVTEQNKEVAEASIRAEQQDGSPVWITLESLDQNKTQVSVRVGYTGDEQASRRIQEAIAKRF, from the coding sequence ATGCAACGCCATCTCGCGATTTTGTTTATTCTTGCCCTGAGTCTGTCCATGGCTGCGGGCTGCGGTGCTTTAGTCGCCGGCGGCGCGGCGGCCGCCGGGACCTATGTCTACACCGAGGGTCGGCTCCAGCAGCAGTATGATGCGAACCTGGACCAAGCCTTCCAGGCTAGCCTTGCCGGAGCCAGGGATGCGGGACTGAAGGTGACCGAGCAAAACAAGGAAGTGGCCGAGGCCAGCATCCGAGCCGAGCAGCAGGACGGCTCGCCCGTGTGGATCACCTTGGAGTCATTGGACCAGAACAAGACCCAGGTTTCCGTGCGCGTGGGCTATACTGGCGACGAGCAGGCCTCGCGACGCATCCAGGAGGCCATTGCCAAAAGGTTTTAG